The proteins below are encoded in one region of Danio rerio strain Tuebingen ecotype United States chromosome 12, GRCz12tu, whole genome shotgun sequence:
- the gdf2 gene encoding growth/differentiation factor 2 preproprotein: MWRVGHLLLLMSIVFRITEEKSLGDAGSLEDSMFIQEQKLVEDDDLNKVESFLGFMKEDFLRKLNLSGVPQEHRKVQPPQFMIELYNRYASDKNSIPRSDVIRSFVVQDVIYSIRQGNKTQHRLLFNVSIPNHEEITSVQLRLFTLWHRHKPACDDLFTSINVYDVEYEQNAKILHLLDGRDVRESINTWEAFDVTGAVRIWHESRRGAGEIQVEVQHSCDSFDISLSLEDNSSAVVIVFSDDLGNRKEESMRKVKEMLVREQQQVGNQAPVSNRHRRRKRKAKNNYCRRTSLKVNFKDIGWDKWIVAPPEYDAYECKGVCYFPLTDDVSPSRHAVIQTLVNLSNPKKANMACCVPTKLDPIAVMYQEKGVITVRHLYEEMKVAKCGCR; this comes from the exons ATGTGGCGCGTAGGACATTTGCTCCTTCTGATGTCCATTGTTTTTAGGATTACCGAAGAGAAATCTTTAGGTGACGCTGGCAGCTTGGAAGATTCAATGTTCATTCAAGAGCAGAAGCTGGTTGAAGACGATGACTTGAACAAGGTGGAGAGTTTCTTAGGCTTTATGAAGGAAGATTTTTTGAGGAAGCTGAACTTATCAGGCGTGCCGCAGGAACACAGAAAGGTTCAGCCTCCTCAGTTCATGATCGAACTCTATAATAGATACGCTTCTGACAAGAACTCCATCCCTCGGTCGGATGTCATCCGAAGCTTTGTCGTTCAGG ATGTTATTTATTCCATCAGACAAGGCAACAAAACCCAACACCGGCTGCTATTCAACGTTTCCATCCCAAATCACGAAGAGATTACCTCAGTCCAGCTACGTCTGTTCACTCTCTGGCACAGACATAAACCCGCCTGCGACGATCTCTTCACATCCATAAACGTCTATGATGTAGAATACGAGCAGAATGCTAAAATATTACACCTTCTGGATGGCAGAGACGTGAGAGAGTCCATAAACACGTGGGAGGCTTTTGATGTGACCGGAGCCGTCAGGATTTGGCATGAATCTAGACGTGGGGCTGGGGAAATTCAGGTTGAAGTCCAACATAGCTGTGACTCCTTCGATATAAGTCTGAGTCTAGAGGACAACAGCTCTGCGGTCGTCATTGTTTTTTCTGATGATCTCGGAAACCGGAAGGAAGAGTCGATGAGGAAGGTTAAAGAGATGCTTGTGCGTGAACAACAGCAAGTGGGAAATCAAGCTCCAGTGAGCAACCGACACCGCAGGAGAAAGAGGAAAGCAAAGAACAATTATTGTCGGAGAACTTCCCTCAAGGTCAATTTCAAAGACATCGGATGGGACAAATGGATCGTTGCGCCGCCGGAATACGACGCTTATGAGTGCAAAGGTGTGTGTTATTTCCCTCTAACTGATGACGTTAGCCCATCCAGACATGCAGTCATCCAGACACTGGTTAACCTCAGCAATCCAAAGAAAGCAAACATGGCATGTTGCGTCCCGACCAAGCTGGACCCAATCGCCGTCATGTACCAGGAAAAAGGCGTCATCACCGTCCGACATCTCTACGAGGAGATGAAAGTTGCAAAGTGTGGCTGTAGGTAG